Proteins from a single region of Paenibacillus sp. BIHB 4019:
- a CDS encoding ankyrin repeat domain-containing protein: MKRLLEENPGLAAARIIDRDNNNEDNSCGTSRTLLHVVTDWPGHFPNGAAAVSTLVEFGAEVNARFTGSHTETPLHWASSCNDINVLDALLDAGADIEAPGAVIAGGTPLDDAVAFAQWRAAHRLVERGAKIALWHAAALGQVAAIEAYFAGSALSERYPWGASRPSPPDKINVAFWCACHGGQQRPAEYLLGRGAELNWISVWDGLTPLDAAQRSSATGLVQWLHSQGAKSASEL; this comes from the coding sequence TTGAAACGACTTCTTGAAGAGAATCCGGGCTTGGCTGCGGCAAGAATTATCGATAGAGACAATAACAACGAAGACAATAGTTGCGGAACGTCTCGAACACTTTTGCATGTCGTGACCGACTGGCCCGGCCATTTTCCTAACGGTGCGGCTGCTGTGAGTACGTTAGTCGAGTTCGGTGCGGAGGTAAATGCTCGGTTCACTGGATCGCACACTGAGACACCGCTTCATTGGGCTTCGAGTTGCAATGACATTAATGTGCTGGACGCGCTTCTTGATGCTGGTGCCGATATCGAAGCGCCAGGTGCAGTAATTGCAGGCGGTACGCCACTAGATGATGCAGTAGCGTTTGCACAGTGGCGGGCAGCGCATAGGTTGGTTGAACGTGGAGCGAAAATCGCACTTTGGCATGCAGCTGCGCTAGGGCAAGTAGCTGCAATTGAGGCTTACTTCGCCGGCTCCGCACTTTCAGAGCGATACCCTTGGGGAGCAAGCCGCCCTTCACCACCGGACAAAATTAACGTCGCCTTCTGGTGCGCTTGCCACGGCGGACAACAGCGCCCTGCAGAGTACCTTCTCGGCCGAGGTGCTGAGCTGAACTGGATTTCGGTTTGGGATGGATTGACCCCGCTGGACGCAGCGCAACGCAGCTCTGCTACTGGTCTGGTTCAATGGCTGCATAGTCAAGGCGCCAAATCTGCCAGCGAATTGTAA
- a CDS encoding 3-ketoacyl-ACP reductase, producing the protein MTLSGKTAIITGAGKGIGLAIAHTLAKEGVSLGLISRTVSDLETLADTLKASYSIQVSLAAADVSVNQEVQAAVASITEQLGPIDILINNAGIAKFGTVLDMDPEEWKSMMDVNLYGTYNVTRAVLPAMVARNSGEIINVASTAGERGFATGSAYCASKFAVLGFTESLLQEVRKHNIRVTALTPSTVNTELATKAGLKIGDEDRMMQPEDVAALALAAISLPPRVFIKTAGIWTTNPQ; encoded by the coding sequence ATGACACTAAGCGGAAAAACAGCGATCATTACCGGCGCAGGCAAAGGCATCGGGCTTGCTATTGCCCATACGCTCGCGAAGGAGGGCGTAAGCCTTGGACTTATTTCCCGAACCGTATCCGATTTGGAGACGCTCGCCGATACGCTGAAAGCCAGCTATTCTATACAGGTCAGCCTTGCGGCTGCCGATGTATCGGTTAATCAAGAAGTACAAGCAGCTGTTGCTTCGATTACAGAGCAGCTTGGCCCTATTGATATTCTAATCAATAATGCAGGCATTGCCAAATTCGGCACCGTGCTGGATATGGACCCGGAAGAGTGGAAGAGCATGATGGATGTCAATTTATACGGCACCTACAATGTGACTCGCGCTGTACTGCCAGCGATGGTTGCCAGAAACAGCGGCGAAATCATTAATGTGGCTTCCACAGCGGGAGAGCGCGGCTTCGCAACGGGTTCGGCTTATTGCGCTTCCAAGTTCGCGGTGCTGGGCTTTACCGAATCGCTGCTCCAAGAGGTGCGCAAGCATAATATTCGCGTAACGGCTCTTACGCCAAGCACGGTCAATACCGAGCTGGCTACGAAGGCTGGCCTCAAAATCGGTGATGAGGACCGCATGATGCAGCCTGAGGATGTTGCAGCTCTGGCGCTCGCGGCTATTTCGCTTCCGCCACGCGTCTTTATTAAGACGGCGGGTATTTGGACGACGAACCCGCAATAA
- a CDS encoding YafY family protein gives MKIDRLLGIVVLLLGRKRWNATELAERFEVSVKTIYRDMETLGLAGIPVASHHGAAGGYEIMEQYTLNRQLASAKEWKALLAAVKGIASALDDQAYHELLAKVNALLPQAAHEEHARQGEELVFDLQSWGSGLELKPKLALLQQAITESKVARLRYASSAGTESEREVEPTALIMKGSIWYLQAYCRRKQGFRMFRLTRILSLSLLLEDFEPRQSPQLEGLIWRSSWGADQETLMLMHFQPQVKHRVYDAFPNVFITELADGSLQVTGSFSLDEWFYGLLLSFCHHVKVLEPSWAAEEIKRRAQLIFEIY, from the coding sequence ATGAAAATAGATCGATTGCTCGGCATCGTCGTCCTGCTCCTTGGCAGAAAGCGGTGGAATGCGACCGAGCTTGCTGAGCGTTTTGAAGTATCTGTAAAAACGATTTACCGCGATATGGAGACGCTCGGTTTAGCTGGCATTCCTGTGGCCTCGCATCACGGCGCAGCCGGCGGCTATGAAATTATGGAGCAATACACGCTGAATCGGCAGCTTGCGAGCGCGAAGGAATGGAAGGCGCTGCTTGCTGCAGTGAAGGGAATTGCCTCGGCGCTAGATGATCAAGCCTATCATGAGCTGCTCGCCAAGGTGAATGCCCTGCTGCCGCAAGCTGCGCATGAAGAGCATGCCAGACAGGGCGAGGAGCTCGTATTCGATTTGCAGTCATGGGGATCGGGGCTGGAATTGAAGCCCAAGCTGGCCTTGCTGCAACAAGCGATTACAGAGAGCAAGGTGGCTCGCCTGCGTTATGCCAGCTCGGCGGGGACAGAAAGCGAGCGGGAGGTCGAGCCGACAGCCCTTATCATGAAAGGCTCGATTTGGTATTTGCAGGCGTATTGCCGCAGGAAGCAGGGCTTTCGCATGTTTCGTTTGACGCGAATACTGAGCCTGTCGCTCCTGCTGGAGGACTTTGAGCCGCGGCAATCGCCGCAGCTGGAGGGGCTGATCTGGCGCAGCAGCTGGGGGGCAGACCAGGAGACGCTGATGCTTATGCACTTTCAGCCGCAGGTCAAGCATCGCGTATATGATGCTTTTCCAAACGTGTTTATTACCGAGCTGGCAGATGGCAGCTTGCAGGTGACGGGTTCTTTTTCGCTGGATGAGTGGTTTTACGGCTTGCTGCTAAGCTTCTGTCATCATGTGAAGGTGCTGGAGCCCTCTTGGGCCGCTGAAGAGATAAAGCGCAGAGCGCAGCTTATTTTTGAAATATATTAA